In Mariluticola halotolerans, one DNA window encodes the following:
- a CDS encoding DUF4167 domain-containing protein has protein sequence MRPNNNQNKRSRGRNNSGGRKHTNPLSRNFESNGPDVKIRGNASHIAEKYQQLARDAQASGDSVMAENYLQHAEHYFRILSAAQAQNPQRNDQSQPQMNNGSDDGDDDDNNDNASGNDDQGSAEVSGSNADQPAPAESAKSDADEAEAEKPARKPRERRPRRKPQPRTDDAPVDAAGAAQPDVGELPAFLTAGGRADAAE, from the coding sequence ATGAGACCTAACAACAATCAGAACAAGCGCTCGCGGGGCCGTAATAATAGCGGTGGTCGCAAGCACACAAACCCCCTTTCGCGTAATTTTGAGAGCAATGGTCCGGATGTGAAAATCCGTGGCAATGCCTCACATATTGCTGAGAAATACCAACAATTGGCACGTGATGCGCAGGCGAGTGGCGATTCGGTGATGGCGGAGAACTATCTCCAGCATGCGGAACATTATTTCCGCATTCTGTCTGCCGCCCAGGCGCAGAACCCGCAGCGCAATGACCAGTCGCAGCCACAAATGAATAATGGCAGTGACGATGGTGACGACGACGACAATAATGACAATGCCAGCGGCAATGACGACCAGGGGTCGGCTGAGGTTTCTGGCAGCAATGCTGATCAGCCTGCACCGGCGGAGAGCGCCAAGTCAGATGCTGATGAGGCAGAGGCCGAAAAGCCGGCGCGCAAACCGCGTGAACGGCGCCCGCGCCGCAAACCGCAGCCGCGCACGGATGACGCACCGGTTGATGCAGCTGGTGCCGCACAGCCTGATGTGGGCGAATTGCCCGCCTTTCTGACCGCTGGCGGACGTGCCGACGCTGCCGAATAG
- a CDS encoding VOC family protein translates to MPIKIDYVEFDTADMAASKNFLATAFGWHFADYGPNYQAFENAGLDGGLDASGGQPGKALVILKTDDLEAALAAVTEAGGEIVKPIFDFPGGRRFHFREPGGNELAVWSER, encoded by the coding sequence ATGCCAATCAAGATCGACTATGTGGAATTCGACACGGCCGATATGGCCGCGAGCAAGAATTTTCTCGCGACTGCTTTTGGCTGGCATTTTGCCGATTACGGCCCCAATTATCAGGCGTTTGAAAACGCCGGACTGGATGGCGGTTTGGACGCCAGTGGCGGTCAACCGGGCAAGGCGCTGGTGATTTTAAAGACCGACGATCTGGAGGCGGCGCTTGCGGCGGTGACCGAAGCGGGCGGGGAAATCGTCAAGCCGATCTTTGATTTTCCGGGCGGGCGGCGGTTTCACTTTCGCGAGCCGGGTGGCAATGAACTGGCGGTCTGGTCAGAACGCTGA
- a CDS encoding isocitrate lyase/PEP mutase family protein produces MIDRGVSFRDLHVPGTPFILANAWDTGSARMLAAMGAKALATSSAAHAFTLGVPDMGHVPRDVALTHASDLVAATPLPVSGDLENGYGHDAASVAETVTLAAKAGLAGCCIEDTMLPADTPYDFAAAVERIEAGAAAAKAAEGDFVLTARADGVMLGHYDLDEAIRRLKAFAEAGADVLYAPMVADMDALQSICRAVSKPVNALCAGRFSQYGLADFARIGVARVSLGSALARATHKIIHDTGLAMFERGDMTGLGATVSSDIVDPMLRKFID; encoded by the coding sequence ATGATTGATCGAGGTGTAAGTTTCCGGGACCTGCATGTGCCCGGCACGCCATTTATTCTGGCCAATGCCTGGGATACCGGGTCGGCGCGGATGCTGGCGGCGATGGGGGCCAAGGCACTTGCCACCTCATCGGCCGCGCATGCCTTTACGCTCGGTGTGCCGGATATGGGGCATGTGCCGCGTGATGTGGCGCTGACGCATGCCAGTGATCTGGTGGCGGCAACGCCCTTGCCAGTGAGTGGCGATCTGGAAAACGGTTATGGCCATGATGCGGCAAGCGTCGCCGAGACCGTGACCCTTGCGGCAAAGGCGGGGTTGGCGGGGTGCTGCATTGAAGACACCATGTTGCCGGCCGATACCCCTTATGATTTTGCAGCGGCGGTGGAACGGATTGAGGCCGGGGCGGCAGCGGCGAAGGCGGCTGAGGGGGATTTCGTGCTGACGGCGCGGGCGGATGGGGTGATGCTGGGGCATTATGACCTCGATGAAGCCATCCGGCGGCTCAAGGCTTTCGCAGAGGCCGGGGCCGATGTGCTCTATGCGCCAATGGTTGCCGATATGGACGCGCTGCAAAGCATTTGCCGGGCGGTGAGCAAGCCGGTCAATGCGCTTTGTGCGGGGCGGTTTAGCCAATACGGTCTTGCGGATTTTGCCCGGATCGGGGTGGCGCGGGTCAGTCTGGGGTCAGCGCTGGCGCGGGCGACCCACAAGATCATTCATGATACCGGGCTGGCAATGTTCGAGCGCGGTGACATGACCGGGCTGGGCGCGACGGTTTCGAGCGATATTGTTGACCCGATGCTGCGGAAATTTATCGACTGA
- the prfA gene encoding peptide chain release factor 1: MAQLPTEKLDAVEQRFDSLEHQMSGGPEPDEYVRLSKEYAELQPMIGPIRAYRRALEDYKGAKELLGSKDPEMRELAELEYEELGEKIDALSQEIRLLLLPKDSADERSVILEVRAGTGGDEAALFAGNLFRMYQRYAELNRWKVTIMTESEGDMGGYKEIIANISGTGVYAKLKFESGTHRVQRVPETEASGRIHTSAATVAVLPEVEDIDIEVRNEDIRIDTMRASGAGGQHVNTTDSAVRITHIPSGIVVTSSEKSQHQNRDRAMKVLRARLYEAEREKRDSERSEARRDQVGTGDRSGRIRTYNFPQGRVTDHRINLTLYKIDKIMEGEGLEEVISALVTEHQAAQLAAMDQES; the protein is encoded by the coding sequence ATGGCGCAATTGCCAACAGAAAAGCTTGATGCCGTCGAGCAGCGTTTTGACTCACTGGAGCACCAGATGTCCGGCGGGCCAGAGCCGGATGAATATGTCCGCCTGTCCAAGGAATATGCTGAACTTCAGCCCATGATCGGGCCGATCCGCGCTTATCGCCGGGCGCTTGAGGATTACAAGGGTGCCAAGGAATTGCTGGGGTCGAAGGACCCTGAAATGCGCGAACTGGCCGAACTGGAATATGAAGAGCTGGGCGAAAAGATTGATGCGCTGAGCCAGGAAATCCGGCTGCTGCTATTGCCCAAGGATTCTGCCGATGAGCGCAGTGTTATTCTTGAAGTGCGTGCCGGGACGGGGGGCGACGAGGCGGCGCTGTTCGCGGGCAACCTGTTTCGCATGTATCAGCGCTATGCCGAACTGAACCGCTGGAAGGTCACCATCATGACCGAGAGCGAAGGCGATATGGGTGGTTACAAGGAAATCATCGCCAATATTTCGGGCACGGGTGTTTATGCGAAACTGAAATTCGAGAGCGGCACGCACCGGGTGCAACGGGTGCCCGAGACCGAAGCCAGTGGGCGCATTCATACCTCGGCAGCGACGGTTGCGGTTTTGCCCGAGGTCGAGGATATCGATATCGAGGTGCGCAATGAGGATATCCGCATTGATACGATGCGGGCCTCGGGCGCGGGCGGACAGCACGTCAACACCACCGACAGTGCGGTGCGTATCACGCATATTCCCTCAGGGATTGTGGTGACCTCTTCGGAAAAGAGCCAGCATCAGAACCGTGACCGGGCCATGAAGGTGTTGCGAGCACGCCTTTATGAGGCGGAGCGCGAGAAGCGCGACAGCGAACGCTCCGAAGCGCGCCGCGACCAGGTGGGCACGGGCGACCGCTCGGGCCGCATCCGCACTTATAATTTCCCGCAAGGGCGGGTGACAGATCACCGGATCAACCTGACGCTCTACAAGATCGACAAGATCATGGAAGGGGAGGGGCTGGAGGAGGTGATCAGCGCGCTGGTGACCGAACATCAGGCCGCACAGCTGGCGGCGATGGACCAGGAAAGCTGA
- a CDS encoding M23 family metallopeptidase — MKSTDGDIPQGRELSFAWLAGTVMTGLTSVLLMGAALYVSFLGQDTFSTAYEALQIEQPHTASATSLLIKTDRLKPVAQTRSDREIVEASIRETVDGRGMIRRQPFVRIRATLATSATALSDNIPAYDPVALLSRSQALAAQDDLQVSTDVYGAEVEGEVAVQTASLPVNIRPAVQISDKKAAEFVRAVIEGNFTDGDSAILGYAPIETGVRDLGIMTGEGISGVAENVTVMPKTHLAEDAGFGRSERVLTIREQSSLEDVLIKNGFTAQMIGAITKTLRNVYPSTILPAGARLRILFGPSRTSNSLIPYRMSIYVQDVHAATVALTDRGQYVLGLAPPAIEFPEEDTEEINVNNLPTIYRSIWETARKHDVPDEITDRIVAMFAYDLDLNKRIAPGDSIEILETPPDASARTELLYVGLKLGNTTRELYRFRTDDGTVDFYDPNGQSGKRFLQRRPLKGGGRISSRFGYRKHPVFGTYKLHSGVDLSAPRNTPIYAAGDGVVETAKWASGYGRYVKLKHVNGFETAYGHMNKIADGMAPGVRVRQGQIIGYVGTTGVSTGNHLHFEIKINGRFVDPLSVKLPRDKALPPQYQRQFAETVAQMQDLMQRDAKPMTVASTE; from the coding sequence GTGAAGTCGACAGATGGCGACATTCCCCAGGGCCGCGAGCTGAGTTTTGCCTGGCTGGCGGGCACGGTGATGACCGGACTGACCAGCGTGTTGCTGATGGGCGCGGCCCTTTATGTTTCTTTTCTCGGGCAGGACACCTTTTCCACCGCCTATGAAGCCTTGCAGATTGAGCAGCCCCACACAGCCAGCGCCACATCGCTGCTGATCAAGACCGACAGATTAAAGCCCGTCGCTCAGACCCGCTCCGATCGCGAGATCGTTGAAGCCTCGATCCGCGAAACAGTCGATGGCCGGGGCATGATCCGGCGCCAGCCTTTCGTGCGTATCCGCGCAACACTTGCCACATCCGCCACGGCCCTGTCGGACAATATCCCCGCCTATGATCCTGTCGCCCTGCTCAGCCGCAGCCAGGCGCTGGCGGCCCAGGATGATCTTCAGGTCTCCACCGATGTTTACGGTGCAGAGGTTGAGGGGGAGGTTGCCGTACAAACAGCCTCGCTGCCGGTCAACATTCGCCCCGCAGTTCAGATTTCCGACAAGAAAGCTGCCGAATTTGTCCGCGCTGTCATTGAGGGCAATTTTACCGATGGCGACAGTGCCATTCTCGGCTATGCCCCAATTGAAACCGGTGTGCGCGATCTCGGCATCATGACCGGCGAGGGCATTTCCGGCGTGGCCGAAAATGTGACGGTCATGCCTAAAACCCATCTCGCCGAAGACGCCGGCTTCGGCCGTTCCGAGCGCGTATTGACCATCCGCGAACAGAGCTCACTCGAAGATGTGTTGATCAAGAACGGCTTTACCGCCCAGATGATCGGCGCCATCACCAAGACATTGCGCAATGTCTACCCCTCGACCATCCTGCCGGCAGGTGCCCGGCTGCGCATCCTCTTCGGCCCCTCACGCACATCCAACAGCCTGATCCCCTATCGCATGTCGATCTATGTTCAGGACGTGCACGCGGCAACCGTCGCACTGACCGACCGCGGCCAGTATGTGTTGGGTCTCGCGCCACCTGCCATCGAATTCCCCGAGGAAGATACCGAAGAGATCAACGTCAACAATCTGCCCACAATCTATCGCTCGATCTGGGAGACCGCCCGCAAACATGATGTGCCGGACGAAATCACGGACCGGATCGTTGCCATGTTTGCCTATGACCTTGACCTGAACAAGCGCATCGCCCCCGGCGATTCCATCGAAATTCTGGAAACCCCGCCCGACGCATCAGCCCGTACCGAACTGCTTTATGTCGGATTGAAACTGGGCAATACCACGCGCGAACTTTATCGTTTCCGTACCGATGACGGCACTGTGGATTTTTACGACCCCAATGGGCAGAGCGGCAAACGCTTCCTCCAGCGCCGCCCGCTCAAGGGTGGTGGACGCATCTCTTCGCGTTTCGGCTACCGCAAACATCCCGTTTTCGGCACCTATAAATTGCATAGCGGCGTCGATCTTTCCGCCCCGCGTAACACCCCCATCTACGCGGCAGGTGACGGCGTGGTGGAAACCGCAAAATGGGCGTCCGGCTATGGTCGCTATGTCAAACTGAAACATGTCAACGGCTTTGAAACCGCCTATGGCCACATGAACAAGATTGCCGACGGCATGGCGCCGGGTGTGCGCGTGCGTCAGGGACAGATCATCGGCTATGTCGGTACGACCGGTGTTTCCACAGGCAACCATTTGCATTTCGAAATCAAGATCAACGGCCGGTTCGTGGACCCGCTTAGTGTCAAGCTGCCCCGCGACAAGGCCCTGCCACCCCAATATCAGCGCCAGTTTGCCGAAACCGTCGCCCAGATGCAGGATCTGATGCAGCGCGATGCCAAGCCAATGACCGTGGCCAGCACGGAATAA
- the prmC gene encoding peptide chain release factor N(5)-glutamine methyltransferase, translating into MPQTMGRAWRLVRDRFADANMATPSLDARLLAERAFGFDGAQLAAHEHDVAGAQALDVLEGFAARRLAGEPVARILGHKEFFGLDFTLNAATLVPRPETELVVELGLDFLAGRPDAGILDLGTGTGCIAIALLDNLPTANGVAVDLSGEALEAVAINAKAHHVADRLTLCEGSWFQPVDRSARFDLIVSNPPYIESDVIASLEREVRLHDPVLALDGGADGLAPYHLIAAEARDYLAAGGAVIVELGAGQAAPVREIFEKAGYPMCTIHDDLAGIGRVVVARI; encoded by the coding sequence TTGCCGCAAACGATGGGCCGCGCCTGGCGGCTTGTGCGCGACCGGTTTGCCGACGCGAATATGGCGACGCCATCGCTGGATGCCCGGCTTTTGGCGGAGCGTGCCTTTGGTTTTGACGGGGCGCAACTGGCGGCGCATGAGCATGATGTGGCGGGCGCACAGGCGCTGGATGTGCTCGAGGGATTTGCGGCGCGGCGGTTGGCCGGGGAGCCGGTGGCGCGCATTCTGGGGCACAAGGAATTTTTCGGGCTCGATTTTACACTGAACGCGGCAACGCTTGTGCCCCGGCCTGAAACGGAACTGGTGGTTGAGCTGGGGCTGGATTTTCTGGCCGGTCGGCCGGATGCCGGCATTCTCGATCTTGGAACCGGCACCGGGTGCATTGCGATTGCGCTTCTGGACAATTTGCCGACGGCCAACGGGGTGGCGGTTGATCTGAGTGGTGAGGCGCTGGAGGCGGTGGCGATCAATGCCAAGGCGCATCATGTTGCCGACCGGCTGACCCTTTGTGAGGGGTCATGGTTTCAGCCTGTTGACCGGTCGGCGCGGTTTGACCTGATCGTTTCAAATCCGCCCTATATCGAGAGTGACGTGATTGCCAGTCTTGAACGGGAAGTGCGCTTGCATGATCCCGTGCTGGCGCTGGATGGCGGGGCGGACGGGTTGGCACCCTATCATCTCATTGCCGCGGAAGCGCGTGACTATCTGGCGGCGGGCGGCGCGGTGATTGTGGAACTGGGGGCGGGGCAGGCAGCGCCGGTTCGTGAGATATTCGAAAAGGCGGGATATCCGATGTGCACAATACATGACGATCTGGCCGGAATTGGCCGGGTGGTTGTGGCGCGCATTTAA
- a CDS encoding VOC family protein: MLTGHIRTHGIILGTERFDACLAFYRDIIGLPVWFEKQGLTCLRFGDGYLMIETGGMARDTRKPNAENPTVLRFNVDSVHDAAAKLEAAGVQVDIRQFDWGLVGAFTDPDGNACELKDADDPFFETKTT, encoded by the coding sequence ATGCTGACCGGACACATCCGCACCCATGGCATTATTCTGGGCACTGAACGTTTTGATGCCTGTCTGGCCTTTTATCGCGACATTATCGGCCTGCCCGTCTGGTTCGAAAAACAGGGCCTCACCTGCTTGCGGTTCGGTGATGGTTACCTGATGATCGAAACAGGCGGCATGGCCCGCGATACACGAAAACCGAACGCCGAAAACCCCACCGTCCTCCGCTTCAATGTCGATAGTGTGCACGACGCTGCGGCAAAGCTTGAGGCGGCCGGTGTGCAGGTTGATATCAGGCAGTTCGACTGGGGATTGGTCGGCGCCTTTACAGATCCCGATGGGAATGCCTGCGAACTCAAGGACGCCGACGATCCGTTTTTTGAGACAAAGACAACATAA
- the clpB gene encoding ATP-dependent chaperone ClpB, protein MNIEKYTERARGFIQSAQTMALGQGHQQFAPVHLLKVLMDDDQGMASGLIERAEGDPVQVRAGVEAALKKIPTVSGDGGQVYLSRELAKVFDTAESAADKAGDSFVTVERLLLALVIEKTADAGKILSAAGVTASKLNEAINDLRKGRTADSASAENQYDALKKYARDLTADARAGKLDPVIGRDEEIRRAIQVLSRRTKNNPVLIGEPGVGKTAIAEGLALRIVNGDVPESLKNKSLMALDMGALIAGAKYRGEFEERLKGVLNEVTAADGQIILFIDEMHTLVGAGAGDGAMDASNLLKPALARGELHCVGATTLDEYQKHVEKDAALARRFQPVFVSEPTVEDTISILRGLKEKYELHHGVRISDSALVSAATLSNRYIADRFLPDKAIDLMDESAARLRMAIDSKPEALDELDRRIMQLKIEREALKKETDDASKSRLAKLEGELADLEEEAGALNQRWVSEKSRLAGGQKLKEELDQARSQLEIAQRSGDLARAGELAYGVIPDLEKRIADAEAHEGEGVVDNVLAEEVVTPSHIAQIVSRWTGIPVDKMLEGERDKLLRMEEELARRVIGQQEAVAAVSRAVRRSRAGLQDPNRPIGSFIFLGPTGVGKTELTKTLAQFLFDDEAAMVRLDMSEFMEKHSVARLIGAPPGYVGYDEGGVLTEAVRRRPYQVILFDEIEKAHPDVFNVLLQVLDDGRLTDGQGRTVDFRNTLIIMTSNLGSEYLSELKDDESVELVRGKVLDTVKMAFRPEFLNRVDEILLFHRLARTDMGAIVDIQFERLQKLLKDRDITLTLTPAAREWLANEGYDAAYGARPLKRVMQRQVQDGLAEKVLAGEVSDGSQVTVDAGDAGLVLVPTVEAEIVDAAQ, encoded by the coding sequence ATGAATATCGAGAAATATACCGAGCGCGCACGCGGTTTCATTCAAAGTGCGCAGACCATGGCTTTGGGCCAGGGGCACCAGCAGTTCGCGCCGGTGCATCTATTGAAGGTTTTGATGGATGATGACCAGGGCATGGCCTCTGGTTTGATCGAGCGCGCGGAAGGCGATCCGGTGCAGGTGCGTGCCGGGGTTGAAGCTGCGCTGAAGAAAATTCCAACTGTTTCAGGCGATGGCGGGCAGGTTTATCTCAGCCGCGAACTGGCCAAGGTTTTTGACACCGCCGAAAGCGCGGCGGACAAGGCCGGGGACAGCTTTGTGACCGTTGAACGGTTATTGCTGGCGCTGGTGATTGAAAAGACGGCGGATGCGGGCAAGATATTGTCGGCTGCCGGGGTGACTGCTTCCAAACTCAATGAAGCGATCAATGATTTGCGTAAAGGGCGCACGGCTGATTCTGCCTCGGCGGAAAACCAGTATGATGCGTTGAAGAAATATGCGCGCGATCTGACCGCTGACGCACGGGCGGGCAAACTGGACCCGGTGATCGGGCGTGACGAGGAAATCCGCCGCGCCATTCAGGTGTTATCGCGCCGTACCAAGAACAATCCGGTGCTGATTGGCGAGCCGGGCGTGGGCAAGACGGCGATTGCCGAAGGGCTGGCGCTCAGGATCGTCAATGGTGATGTGCCGGAATCGCTGAAGAACAAATCGCTGATGGCGCTTGATATGGGTGCCCTGATTGCCGGCGCGAAATATCGCGGTGAATTTGAGGAGCGCTTGAAGGGCGTGCTCAATGAAGTGACTGCGGCTGATGGGCAAATCATTCTGTTTATCGACGAGATGCACACGCTTGTGGGGGCGGGTGCAGGCGATGGGGCGATGGATGCCTCGAACCTGCTGAAGCCGGCCTTGGCGCGTGGTGAATTGCACTGCGTGGGTGCAACGACGCTTGATGAATATCAAAAGCATGTTGAAAAAGACGCGGCGCTGGCCCGGCGTTTCCAGCCGGTCTTTGTCAGCGAGCCGACGGTTGAAGACACAATCTCGATCCTGCGCGGGCTCAAGGAAAAATACGAGCTGCATCACGGGGTGCGGATTTCCGATTCGGCACTGGTTTCGGCGGCAACCCTGTCGAACCGCTATATTGCCGACCGGTTTTTGCCCGACAAGGCGATTGATCTGATGGATGAATCGGCGGCGCGCTTGCGCATGGCGATTGATTCAAAGCCCGAGGCGCTCGACGAACTCGACCGGCGCATCATGCAATTGAAGATCGAGCGGGAAGCCCTCAAAAAGGAAACCGACGACGCCTCGAAATCGCGATTGGCCAAGCTTGAAGGTGAGCTGGCTGACCTCGAAGAAGAAGCGGGTGCGCTCAACCAGCGCTGGGTTTCTGAAAAAAGCCGGCTGGCGGGCGGGCAAAAGCTCAAGGAAGAGCTGGATCAGGCCCGGTCGCAGCTGGAAATTGCCCAGCGCTCCGGCGATCTGGCGCGGGCAGGTGAGCTTGCCTATGGCGTTATTCCGGACCTTGAAAAGCGGATTGCCGATGCCGAAGCCCATGAGGGCGAGGGCGTTGTTGACAATGTGCTGGCCGAGGAAGTGGTGACCCCGAGCCATATCGCGCAGATTGTTTCGCGCTGGACCGGTATTCCCGTCGACAAGATGCTGGAAGGCGAGCGGGACAAGCTGCTGCGCATGGAAGAGGAACTGGCGCGCCGGGTGATCGGCCAGCAGGAAGCGGTGGCGGCGGTGTCGCGGGCCGTGCGGCGGTCGCGTGCCGGATTGCAGGACCCCAACAGGCCGATTGGCTCGTTCATTTTTTTAGGCCCAACCGGTGTGGGCAAGACCGAACTGACCAAGACCCTGGCGCAATTCCTCTTCGATGATGAAGCGGCCATGGTGCGGCTGGATATGTCGGAATTCATGGAGAAGCATTCCGTGGCCCGGCTGATCGGTGCGCCGCCGGGCTATGTTGGGTATGACGAGGGCGGGGTTTTGACCGAAGCGGTGCGGCGCCGGCCTTATCAGGTGATCCTGTTCGACGAAATCGAGAAGGCGCATCCGGACGTGTTCAATGTGCTGTTGCAGGTGCTCGATGACGGGCGACTGACCGATGGACAGGGCCGGACGGTGGATTTCCGCAATACGCTGATCATCATGACCTCCAATCTGGGCTCTGAATATCTCTCAGAACTCAAGGATGATGAGAGCGTGGAGCTGGTGCGTGGCAAGGTGCTCGATACGGTGAAGATGGCGTTCCGCCCGGAATTCCTCAACCGGGTCGATGAGATCCTGTTGTTCCACCGGCTGGCGCGGACGGATATGGGCGCGATTGTCGATATCCAGTTTGAGCGGTTGCAAAAGCTGCTCAAGGATCGCGATATCACCCTGACCCTTACCCCGGCAGCGCGCGAATGGCTGGCTAATGAAGGCTATGATGCTGCCTATGGTGCCCGGCCGCTGAAGCGCGTGATGCAGCGGCAGGTGCAGGACGGGCTGGCGGAAAAGGTGCTGGCCGGTGAGGTGAGCGATGGCAGCCAGGTGACAGTGGATGCCGGTGATGCCGGGCTGGTGCTGGTGCCCACGGTTGAGGCCGAGATTGTCGACGCGGCGCAATAA